The Lysobacter enzymogenes DNA segment ACCCGCTACAGCCCCAAGCGGGTGGAAACCGGCGAGATGCTCAGCATCGGCGACGTCGAGGAAATCCTCGGCCTCAAGACCGTCGGCGTGATCCCGGAGTCCGGCGACGTGCTCAACGCGTCCAACAAGGGCGAGCCGGTGATCCTGGAAACCGAATCCGACGCCGCCCAGGCCTACGACGACGCCGTCGCCCGCCTGCTCGGCGACACCCGTCCGATGCGCTTCACCCAAGTGGAAAAGAAGGGCTTCTTCAGCAAGATTTTCGGAGGCTGAGCTCATGGGTCTGTTCGACTTCCTGCTGGCCAAGAAGCAAACCGCCGCGGTCGCCAAGGACCGCCTGCGGATCATCGTCGCGCACGAACGCGCCGGACGCGGCGGCCCCGATTACCTGCCGATGCTGCAGCGCGAGTTGCTGGAA contains these protein-coding regions:
- the minE gene encoding cell division topological specificity factor MinE, yielding MGLFDFLLAKKQTAAVAKDRLRIIVAHERAGRGGPDYLPMLQRELLEVIRKYVNVDVEAVKVDVVKEGQHDVLDISVALPDAPGSTPA